Proteins from one Arsenophonus apicola genomic window:
- a CDS encoding phage tail fiber protein has translation MIYNTGTITTVSGSSIVKGTGTKWNSNNPLVSPGMLMLIKNGDINYPYMILAVNSDTELTLADKPTFSATDTTYTINLTEPNNNSDAARALVAANTYILYFLQNMDTWMGDNGVVEITLPSGKTVKLESIKALQELVEGKADASSVEEIKTAVEGKADASSVEEIKTAVEGKADASSVEEIKTAVEGKADASSVTEISENLDKKYDKTGGQITGDVQLNTGKIKAKNANNVTDHVFQDKNGTLMHVGDFGIGIVNPASLKDINVTLEAGFYSANGNATGVPSGAGGTNFIQSNGDNYCFQIGKENLTNDLKLRIKKKNVWSAWVNILTKANTTFDANGFLKRASPIVKIHPSGSFETNEESAGVNVQRTGLGVYFISGVMGYNSDGGWGTNSGASVPKNNNGLELIYIKDKILPDGNIEIQTFHRQHSHLPEDFQNWRVKEIINEKPVYYADGEQVDIPPSTWLDIRVEMPVDSIWNRQHAQN, from the coding sequence ATGATATATAACACAGGCACAATTACAACCGTGTCAGGCTCTTCTATCGTCAAAGGCACAGGCACGAAATGGAATAGCAATAATCCACTAGTGTCACCTGGCATGTTAATGCTGATTAAAAACGGCGATATTAACTATCCTTACATGATATTGGCAGTTAACAGTGATACTGAATTAACGTTAGCAGACAAGCCAACATTCTCAGCTACCGACACAACATACACCATTAATCTCACTGAACCCAATAATAATTCTGATGCGGCAAGAGCACTAGTTGCAGCTAACACTTACATCCTTTACTTTCTGCAAAACATGGATACCTGGATGGGGGACAACGGTGTCGTTGAAATAACGTTACCGAGCGGTAAAACAGTCAAGTTAGAGTCGATTAAAGCACTACAAGAGTTAGTAGAAGGAAAAGCTGATGCGAGTAGTGTTGAAGAGATAAAAACAGCAGTAGAAGGAAAAGCTGATGCGAGTAGTGTTGAAGAGATAAAAACAGCAGTAGAAGGAAAAGCTGATGCGAGTAGTGTTGAAGAGATAAAAACAGCAGTAGAAGGAAAAGCTGATGCGAGTAGTGTTACTGAAATTAGCGAAAACTTAGATAAAAAGTATGATAAAACTGGCGGTCAGATAACCGGCGATGTGCAATTAAACACAGGAAAAATAAAAGCAAAGAATGCAAACAATGTTACTGATCATGTTTTTCAAGATAAGAACGGTACATTGATGCATGTCGGAGATTTTGGCATCGGTATTGTTAATCCAGCCTCCCTTAAAGATATAAATGTAACACTTGAAGCAGGATTTTATAGTGCTAATGGAAATGCTACTGGTGTACCGAGTGGCGCAGGCGGAACAAATTTCATACAGTCCAATGGTGATAATTATTGTTTTCAAATAGGAAAGGAAAATTTAACTAATGACTTGAAGTTGCGCATTAAGAAAAAAAACGTATGGTCTGCATGGGTAAATATTTTAACTAAAGCAAATACAACATTTGATGCAAATGGGTTTTTAAAAAGAGCATCGCCAATAGTCAAAATCCATCCATCCGGAAGCTTTGAAACTAACGAAGAATCAGCAGGAGTCAATGTCCAGCGAACTGGATTAGGAGTCTATTTCATCTCAGGTGTTATGGGCTATAACTCGGATGGTGGATGGGGTACAAACTCCGGCGCATCAGTACCTAAAAATAATAATGGTTTGGAGCTTATTTATATTAAAGATAAAATCCTACCTGACGGTAATATTGAAATACAAACATTCCACCGTCAGCACAGTCATTTGCCAGAAGATTTTCAGAATTGGCGAGTTAAAGAAATTATTAACGAAAAACCAGTTTATTACGCTGACGGTGAACAAGTTGATATTCCACCTTCAACATGGCTAGATATCCGTGTAGAAATGCCCGTTGATTCAATCTGGAATCGGCAGCATGCGCAAAACTAA
- a CDS encoding pyrimidine dimer DNA glycosylase/endonuclease V yields the protein MTRINVIPPNELCDQHFLAEHRELTRIPNYIVKKEGHVALSTLTAYTLGKGHVLFFRDKLLFLYLRYTSLHQECLDRGFAVTNKWPAEVKNYSQLWNNYQVTEVDIMINKARIAERMPLKPRFTPHKK from the coding sequence ATGACGAGAATAAATGTAATCCCGCCTAATGAATTATGCGATCAACACTTTTTGGCAGAACATAGAGAATTAACTCGGATACCAAACTATATTGTTAAAAAAGAAGGGCATGTTGCGTTGTCGACGTTAACTGCTTATACCTTGGGCAAAGGACATGTTCTATTTTTTAGAGATAAATTGTTATTTTTATATTTGCGATATACATCACTACATCAGGAGTGTCTTGATCGAGGATTTGCTGTTACTAATAAATGGCCAGCCGAAGTAAAAAACTATTCTCAGTTATGGAACAATTATCAAGTTACTGAGGTAGATATCATGATTAATAAGGCCAGGATAGCTGAAAGAATGCCATTAAAACCTCGATTTACGCCTCATAAAAAATAA
- a CDS encoding lysis system i-spanin subunit Rz, which produces MKLNSIIIIIVTLISAIFAVIYNDYNHLKYQYQQLKDELQQQTELKDNYLYEIKSLQQIDIKRTQELNNAKMAIRQLSSDLRDNHKRLLVKAVCPENHGIATPTTGLDAIRPTELAPDAGRNYLRLRRQLETLEAQFLGLRARVQEIYKQK; this is translated from the coding sequence ATGAAATTAAATTCTATCATAATAATTATTGTAACATTAATATCCGCAATATTTGCCGTCATTTATAACGATTACAATCACCTAAAGTACCAATACCAACAACTCAAAGATGAATTACAACAACAAACAGAACTTAAAGACAATTATTTATACGAAATAAAATCGTTGCAACAAATTGATATTAAACGAACTCAGGAACTTAATAATGCGAAAATGGCAATACGTCAGCTTAGTAGTGATTTGCGTGATAACCATAAGCGCTTGCTCGTCAAAGCCGTATGTCCCGAAAACCATGGAATTGCCACCCCCACCACCGGCTTGGATGCTATCAGACCCACTGAATTGGCGCCAGACGCTGGACGAAATTATCTTCGTCTCAGACGTCAATTGGAAACATTAGAAGCCCAATTTTTGGGATTGCGGGCTAGAGTGCAGGAAATTTATAAACAAAAATAA
- a CDS encoding BRO-N domain-containing protein, translating into MTLPTLAITPFYFENHQVRTIIINGELWFVAQDVCTTLQIQNVTQAIEKLDDDERSMFNIGLRHREMFDNRVQEINIISESGMYTLVLRCRDAVKQGTLPHRFRKWVTNEVLPSIRKTGKYEHPKYQPEAHEKFSSKDTQNLARIIALMTQNFRFKQAWNNAIWYALREVTGIPSPYPMEVLLVPSIATECERIWHVTEELQDKIADAEKTAIKRIIRKRENADKVIAEIETLLSQTTQDNQLMLNGALSNWHKAELTHFLQRC; encoded by the coding sequence ATGACACTTCCAACATTAGCTATTACTCCATTTTATTTTGAAAACCATCAAGTACGTACAATTATTATCAATGGTGAACTTTGGTTCGTTGCTCAAGATGTCTGTACAACTCTACAAATTCAAAATGTCACTCAAGCGATTGAAAAATTAGATGATGATGAGAGGTCTATGTTCAACATAGGGCTTCGCCATAGAGAAATGTTTGATAATCGCGTACAAGAAATTAATATTATTTCCGAATCAGGCATGTACACTTTAGTACTCCGTTGCCGTGATGCAGTCAAACAAGGAACACTCCCTCATCGTTTCCGCAAATGGGTAACAAATGAAGTCCTTCCATCAATCCGCAAAACGGGTAAATATGAGCACCCAAAATACCAACCTGAAGCTCACGAAAAGTTCAGCAGCAAAGACACTCAAAATCTTGCTCGTATCATTGCCCTAATGACGCAGAACTTTCGTTTCAAACAAGCATGGAATAATGCTATCTGGTATGCATTGAGAGAAGTTACCGGCATTCCTTCACCCTATCCAATGGAAGTACTACTAGTCCCTTCTATCGCTACAGAGTGTGAGCGTATCTGGCACGTAACGGAAGAGCTTCAGGATAAAATAGCCGATGCAGAAAAAACAGCGATTAAACGCATTATTCGCAAACGTGAAAATGCCGACAAAGTTATTGCTGAGATAGAAACTTTGTTATCTCAGACTACACAGGATAACCAGCTAATGCTAAATGGTGCGCTATCAAACTGGCATAAAGCGGAATTGACCCACTTCCTCCAACGCTGCTAA
- a CDS encoding N-acetylmuramoyl-L-alanine amidase has translation MYLIDYNSYRSVKSFNRRTRFLVMHYTALNFQASITALTGNSVSAHYLVPDPTDKTYQAAGFKDVRIFNLVDENERAWHAGVSLWAGRSNLNDTAIGIEIVNEAGYANGKMIFPPFNDKQIDAVKELALNIIQRYPDMSPTNIVAHSDIAPGRKSDPGAVFPWKKLYDAGIGAWYEDEIKQQYMAQFKNKMPEKMEIVTKLKRYGYDVSRVANNNDYTKLIRAFQLHFRQSNYDGKVDVETVAILYALVAKYFP, from the coding sequence ATGTACTTAATCGATTATAATTCATATCGTTCAGTCAAAAGTTTTAACCGTAGGACTCGTTTTCTTGTTATGCATTATACTGCTTTAAACTTTCAAGCTTCAATTACGGCATTAACCGGTAATAGTGTTAGTGCGCATTATTTAGTGCCTGATCCAACTGACAAAACATATCAGGCTGCTGGTTTTAAAGATGTTAGAATTTTTAATTTGGTGGATGAAAATGAACGTGCATGGCATGCGGGTGTCAGCTTATGGGCTGGACGCTCAAATTTAAATGATACCGCGATAGGGATCGAAATCGTTAATGAAGCGGGTTATGCTAATGGAAAAATGATTTTTCCGCCGTTTAATGACAAACAAATCGATGCAGTAAAAGAATTAGCATTAAATATTATTCAACGTTATCCGGATATGTCACCAACCAATATTGTTGCACATTCAGATATTGCCCCTGGACGTAAAAGTGATCCGGGCGCTGTTTTTCCATGGAAAAAACTTTATGACGCCGGGATTGGAGCCTGGTATGAAGATGAAATAAAGCAGCAGTATATGGCGCAATTTAAAAATAAAATGCCAGAAAAAATGGAGATTGTCACCAAATTAAAGCGCTATGGCTATGATGTATCTCGAGTTGCCAATAATAATGACTATACAAAATTGATCAGAGCTTTTCAGTTACATTTTCGCCAATCAAATTATGATGGTAAAGTAGACGTTGAAACTGTGGCTATTCTTTATGCATTAGTAGCAAAATATTTTCCTTAA